A portion of the Lysinibacillus timonensis genome contains these proteins:
- the aspA gene encoding aspartate ammonia-lyase codes for MVTINEFRIEKDFLGEKEIPVNAYYGVQTMRATENFPITGYRIHPELIKALGIVKKAAAIANMEVDLLDREIGKYIVLAAEEVIEGKWNDQFIVDPIQGGAGTSINMNANEVIANRALEIMGHEKGDYKIISPNSHVNMSQSTNDAFPTATHIAVLNLLNQLIDSTKYMQYVFIEKAKEFDGIIKMGRTHLQDAVPILLSQEFEAYSRVIGRDIERISYSRQHMYDINMGATAVGTGLNAKPEYIEAVTKILTTLSELPLKGAEHLIDATQNTDCYTEVSSALKVSMINMSKIANDLRLMASGPRAGLGEIVLPARQPGSSIMPGKVNPVMPEVMNQVAFQVIGNDTTISAASEAGQLELNVMEPVLFFNLIQSISIMNNVFRSFTEYCLKGIKANEEKLKNYVENSVGVITAVNPHIGYETAAKLAREAYLTGESIRELCIKYDVLTSEQLEQILNPYEMTRPGIAGLSSL; via the coding sequence ATGGTGACAATCAATGAATTTCGTATCGAAAAGGATTTTTTAGGTGAAAAGGAAATTCCGGTAAATGCTTATTATGGTGTTCAAACAATGCGAGCAACAGAAAACTTCCCGATTACAGGATATAGAATTCATCCTGAGTTAATTAAAGCGTTAGGAATTGTGAAAAAAGCAGCCGCAATTGCGAATATGGAAGTAGACTTGCTAGATAGGGAAATAGGAAAATATATTGTTCTTGCTGCAGAAGAGGTTATTGAAGGCAAATGGAATGACCAATTTATAGTGGATCCAATTCAAGGTGGAGCAGGTACTTCTATTAACATGAATGCGAATGAAGTGATTGCAAACCGAGCATTAGAAATAATGGGTCATGAAAAAGGGGACTACAAAATCATTAGTCCGAACAGTCATGTAAATATGTCCCAATCAACGAATGATGCTTTTCCAACTGCCACACACATTGCGGTTTTAAATTTATTAAATCAATTAATAGATTCAACAAAATATATGCAATATGTATTTATCGAAAAAGCTAAAGAATTTGACGGTATTATTAAAATGGGGCGTACACATCTTCAGGATGCTGTTCCAATCCTTTTAAGCCAAGAATTCGAAGCATATAGTCGCGTCATTGGTCGTGACATTGAAAGAATCTCATATTCTAGGCAACATATGTATGACATAAATATGGGTGCAACTGCTGTAGGAACAGGTTTGAATGCGAAACCAGAATATATTGAAGCTGTAACTAAAATACTTACTACTTTAAGTGAACTTCCTCTAAAAGGAGCTGAGCACTTAATTGATGCGACACAAAATACAGATTGCTATACCGAAGTTTCTTCTGCTTTGAAAGTAAGCATGATTAACATGTCAAAAATAGCAAATGACCTTCGTTTAATGGCTTCTGGGCCACGCGCTGGTTTAGGGGAAATCGTTCTACCAGCAAGGCAGCCAGGTTCATCCATTATGCCAGGTAAAGTGAACCCAGTTATGCCGGAAGTGATGAATCAAGTAGCTTTTCAAGTAATTGGCAATGATACTACTATATCGGCAGCTTCTGAAGCAGGTCAACTTGAGTTAAATGTTATGGAACCGGTATTATTCTTTAACTTAATTCAATCAATCTCAATAATGAACAATGTTTTTAGAAGTTTTACTGAATATTGCTTAAAAGGTATTAAAGCGAATGAAGAAAAGTTAAAAAATTATGTGGAAAATAGTGTTGGTGTGATTACAGCCGTAAATCCACATATAGGTTATGAAACGGCGGCTAAACTAGCAAGAGAAGCTTATTTGACAGGTGAGTCAATTCGCGAATTATGTATAAAATATGATGTGTTAACAAGTGAACAACTTGAGCAAATCTTGAATCCATATGAAATGACACGTCCAGGAATTGCAGGTCTTAGTTCCTTATAA
- a CDS encoding glucosamine 6-phosphate synthetase — protein sequence MQNVSKRTILWIVPILIIVIFWYFYGPKDEITDNEYITYIKEVKVNDSTNTLETAFNNYCEEGKWIYFQTQKNQHVVEYKGNCPQENELQSVNLQFVVENDQQGYQVGVLLLDSVQQSDEQRNEFLNKIATY from the coding sequence ATGCAAAATGTGTCAAAAAGAACGATTCTATGGATTGTTCCAATTTTAATAATCGTTATTTTCTGGTATTTCTATGGTCCAAAAGACGAAATAACGGATAACGAGTACATAACGTATATAAAAGAAGTCAAGGTGAATGATTCAACAAATACTTTAGAAACAGCCTTTAATAATTACTGTGAAGAAGGCAAATGGATTTATTTCCAAACACAAAAAAACCAACATGTTGTTGAATATAAAGGAAATTGCCCTCAAGAAAATGAATTACAATCGGTAAATCTACAATTTGTTGTTGAAAATGACCAACAGGGGTATCAAGTGGGCGTGTTATTGTTGGATTCCGTGCAGCAGTCGGATGAACAGCGTAATGAGTTCTTAAATAAGATAGCTACATATTAA